In Aspergillus luchuensis IFO 4308 DNA, chromosome 1, nearly complete sequence, the following are encoded in one genomic region:
- the LAT1 gene encoding putative pyruvate dehydrogenase complex, dihydrolipoamide acetyltransferase component (COG:C;~EggNog:ENOG410PGQ4;~InterPro:IPR036625,IPR000089,IPR001078,IPR004167, IPR023213,IPR003016,IPR006257,IPR011053;~PFAM:PF00364,PF00198,PF02817;~go_component: GO:0045254 - pyruvate dehydrogenase complex [Evidence IEA];~go_function: GO:0004742 - dihydrolipoyllysine-residue acetyltransferase activity [Evidence IEA];~go_function: GO:0016746 - transferase activity, transferring acyl groups [Evidence IEA];~go_process: GO:0006090 - pyruvate metabolic process [Evidence IEA]) yields MVASAVRMRAPSAMFLSKGALSLKRPQTVHRFKDIAQSQLPSLSALSRFYASKSFPPHTVISMPALSPTMSAGNIGAWQKKAGDSLQPGDVLVEIETDKAQMDFEFQEEGVLAKVLKETGEKDVSVGSPIAVLVEEGVDVAAFEAFSLADAGGEKAAPAAEESKQESKAAEAAPASEPAPAAVEPETSGEKLQPSLDREPSISPAAKALALEKGVPIKALKGTGRGGQITKEDVEKYKPSASAGPTYEDIPLTSMRKTIASRLQQSVRENPHFYVSTTLSVSKLLKLRQALNASSEGKYKLSVNDFLVKACGAALMKVPTVNSSWHEENGQTVIRQHKTVDVSVAVSTPNGLITPIVKSVEGRGLSSISNQIKDLGKRARDNKLKPEEYQGGTFTISNMGMNPAVERFAAVINPPQAGILAVGTIRKVAVPVETEEGTSVEWDDQIIVTGSFDHRVVDGVVGAEWIKELKKVVENPLELLL; encoded by the exons ATGGTTGCTTCTGCTGTCCGGATGCGCGCTCCCAGCGCCATGTTCCTCTCCAAAGGCGCCCTCTCCCTGAAGCGGCCGCAAACTGTTCACAGATTCAAGGACATCGCTCA ATCTCAATTGCCTTCCCTGTCCGCCCTTTCCCGTTTTTATGCCTCCAAGT CCTTCCCTCCCCACACTGTCATCAGCATGCCGGCCTTGTCGCCGACCATGTCCGCCGGAAACATTGGAGCTtggcagaagaaggccggTGATTCCCTGCAGCCCGGTGATGTCCTGGTAGAGATCGAGACCGATAAGGCCCAGATGGACTTTGAGTTCCAGGAAGAGGGTGTTCTGGCCAAGGTTCTCAAGGAGACTGGCGAGAAGGACGTCTCTGTCGGTTCT CCTATCGCTGTTTTGGTTGAGGAAGGTGTCGATGTTGCCGCTTTCGAGGCTTTCAGCCTGGCGGATGCCGGTGGTGAGAaggctgctcctgctgctgaggagagCAAGCAGGAGTCCAAGGCCGCTGAGGCTGCCCCGGCCTCTGAGCCCGCCCCTGCTGCCGTGGAGCCTGAGACTTCCGGCGAGAAACTCCAGCCCAGTCTGGACCGTGAGCCTTCCATCAGCCCTGCTGCCAAGGCCCTGGCTTTGGAGAAGGGTGTGCCGATCAAGGCTCTCAAGGGTACCGGCCGTGGTGGCCAGATCACTAAGGAGGACGTTGAGAAGTACAAGCCCAGTGCTTCTGCCGGCCCTACCTACGAGGATATCCCCCTGACCTCCATGCGCAAGACCATTGCTAGCCGCCTCCAGCAGTCCGTGCGCGAGAACCCTCACTTCTACGTCTCCACCACTTTGTCTGTGAGCAAGCTCCTCAAGCTTCGCCAGGCTCTGAACGCATCCTCCGAGGGCAAGTACAAGCTTTCCGTCAATGACttcctcgtcaaggcctgcGGTGCCGCCCTCATGAAGGTCCCCACCGTCAACTCCAGCTGGCATGAGGAGAACGGCCAGACCGTCATCCGTCAGCACAAGACCGTCGACGTCAGTGTTGCCGTCTCTACCCCCAACGGCCTCATCACCCCTATCGTCAAGAGCGTTGAGGGCCGTGGTCTGTCCAGCATCTCCAACCAGATCAAGGACCTGGGCAAGCGCGCCCGCGACAACAAGCTCAAGCCCGAGGAGTACCAGGGTGGCACTTTCACCATCAGCAACATGGGTATGAACCCTGCTGTTGAGCGCTTCGCTGCCGTCATCAACCCCCCTCAGGCCGGTATCCTGGCTGTTGGTACCATCCGCAAGGTTGCCGTCCCCGTCGAGACTGAGGAGGGCACCTCCGTCGAGTGGGATGACCAGATCATCGTCACTGGTAGCTTCGACCACCGTGTCGTCGATGGTGTTGTCGGTGCTGAGTGGatcaaggagctgaagaaggttGTTGAGAACCCCCTCGAGCTTCTTTTGTAA
- a CDS encoding uncharacterized protein (COG:S;~EggNog:ENOG410PR1V;~InterPro:IPR039453,IPR039454;~PFAM:PF17304;~TransMembrane:2 (i104-124o136-154i);~go_component: GO:0031307 - integral component of mitochondrial outer membrane [Evidence IEA];~go_function: GO:1990593 - nascent polypeptide-associated complex binding [Evidence IEA]), whose translation MSYAEAAAKGPKQSAEEARAPSVGGVYRDEAESTASLVDVDSPHVQAVDPDFLKQDVQTTTQAERIEREEEEREAYEERRAKSKAKAKAKAKAESARSNAHNPVYLGNAVILALTGAGLGYGAYRKHAAGQLSWEVIGWASGAIGAFGAVDYFVSKWLLQNKYPPK comes from the exons ATGTCTTACGCAGAAGCTGCTGCCAAAGGTCCCAAGCAATCCGCAGAGGAG GC TCGTGCCCCCAGCGTTGGTGGAGTGTACCGCGATGAAGCCGAGAGCACCGCTTCCCTGGTCGACGTCGACTCGCCGCACGTCCAGGCCGTGGATCCCGATTTCCTGAAGCAGGACGTGCAGACCACCACCCAGGCCGAGCGGATagagcgagaagaagaggagcggGAAGCCTACGAAGAACGGAGAGCCAAGAGCAAGGCTAAGGCTAAAGCTAAGGCGAAGGCTGAATCGGCTCGCAGCAACGCGCATAACCCTGTCTACCTCGGAAATGCTGTGATTCTGGCCTTGACTGGCGCTGGTCTGGGGTATGGAGCATACCGGAAACATGCTGCTGGGCAGCTTTCTTGGGAAGTGATTGGATGGGCCTCTGGCGCTATTGGTGCTTTTGGTGCCGTGGACTACTTTGTTAGCAA ATGGCTTCTGCAGAACAAGTATCCTCCGAAATAA
- the BOS1 gene encoding golgi SNAP receptor complex member 2 family protein (COG:U;~EggNog:ENOG410PJYZ;~InterPro:IPR027027;~PFAM:PF12352;~TransMembrane:1 (i222-242o);~go_component: GO:0005794 - Golgi apparatus [Evidence IEA];~go_function: GO:0005484 - SNAP receptor activity [Evidence IEA];~go_process: GO:0016192 - vesicle-mediated transport [Evidence IEA]): MNSLFNSALKQSSAIRRDLDTFSQSPATSSAALQGQIAASLASLSRTVDDYSALSKKELIPEKQEKAFERVKNFRSELADYRQHFDRLRKEREEAQSVTNRNELLGRRPHHTATPENPYAQSSLPQSSAFAPSSSRSGLSFGASPADYNRETHALREQSFLASTNTQIDEFLDRGRAVLADLGQQREVLKGTQRRLYSVANTLGVSGDTIRRVERRARQDKWIFWGGVVLFFLFCWAVLHFLR, from the exons ATG AATTCCCTCTTCAATTCCGCCCTCAAGCAGTCATCTGCTATCCGCCGTGACCTGGACACATTCTCCCAATCGCCAGCTACCTCATCTGCCGCACTACAAG GACAAATCGCTGCTTCGCTAGCATCGCTATCACGCACCGTTGATGACTATTCTGCCCTGTCCAAGAAGGAATTGATTCCagagaagcaagagaaggCATTCGAACGAGTCAAGAATTTCCGATCAGAACTGGCAGATTACCGGCAACACTTTGATCGACTACGGAAAGAACGGGAGGAAGCT CAATCCGTCACCAACCGCAACGAGCTCCTCGGTCGACGCCCTCATCACACAGCTACACCGGAGAACCCATATGCCCAATCATCCCTCCCTCAGTCCTCCGCGTTCGCTCCTTCCTCATCACGATCGGGACTCAGCTTTGGAGCTTCGCCGGCCGACTACAACCGGGAAACACATGCGCTTCGTGAACAAAGCTTCCTAGCGAGCACCAACACCCAGATCGACGAGTTTCTTGATCGGGGTCGTGCTGTGCTGGCGGATTTGGGACAACAGCGTGAAGTGCTGAAAGGCACGCAGCGTCGACTATACAGCGTTGCGAACACACTGGGTGTCAGCGGCGACACAATCCGCAGGGTTGAGCGTCGcgcaagacaagacaagtgGATCTTCTGGGGCGGAGTGGTGCTATTCTTCCTGTTCTGTTGGGCTGTCCTGCACTTCTTGCGATAG
- the MDH1 gene encoding malate dehydrogenase (COG:C;~EggNog:ENOG410PGCI;~InterPro:IPR015955,IPR001236,IPR036291,IPR001557, IPR010097,IPR001252,IPR022383;~PFAM:PF00056,PF02866;~go_function: GO:0003824 - catalytic activity [Evidence IEA];~go_function: GO:0016491 - oxidoreductase activity [Evidence IEA];~go_function: GO:0016615 - malate dehydrogenase activity [Evidence IEA];~go_function: GO:0016616 - oxidoreductase activity, acting on the CH-OH group of donors, NAD or NADP as acceptor [Evidence IEA];~go_function: GO:0030060 - L-malate dehydrogenase activity [Evidence IEA];~go_process: GO:0005975 - carbohydrate metabolic process [Evidence IEA];~go_process: GO:0006099 - tricarboxylic acid cycle [Evidence IEA];~go_process: GO:0006108 - malate metabolic process [Evidence IEA];~go_process: GO:0019752 - carboxylic acid metabolic process [Evidence IEA];~go_process: GO:0055114 - oxidation-reduction process [Evidence IEA]): MFAARQSLNLLQKRSFSASASQASKVAVLGAAGGIGQPLSLLMKLNPLVTDLALYDIRGGPGVAADVSHVNTNSTVKGYEPTPSGLRDALKGSEVVLIPAGVPRKPGMTRDDLFNTNASIVRDLAKAAAEAAPEANILVISNPVNSTVPIVAEVYKSKGVYNPKRLFGVTTLDVVRASRFISQVKGTSPANENVTVIGGHSGVTIVPLLSQSNHPDISGTVRDELVNRIQFGGDEVVKAKDGAGSATLSMAMAGARFADSLLKAANGEKGIVEPTFVESPLFKDQGVDFFASKVELGPNGVEKIHEVGPVNEYEQGLIQTALGDLKKNIQKGVDFVKANP; this comes from the exons ATGTTCGCTGCTCGTCAgtccctcaacctcctccagaagCGTAGCTTCTCCGCTTCTGCCAGCCAG GCCTCCAAGGTTGCCGTTCTCGGTGCCGCCGGTGGCATTGGCCAGCCCCTGTCCCTGCTCATGAAGCTCAACCCCCTTGTCACTGACCTCGCCCTCTACGATATCCGCGGTGGACCTG GTGTCGCTGCCGATGTCAGCCACGTCAACACCAACAGCACCGTTAAGGGCTACGAGCCTACCCCCTCTGGCCTCCGCGATGCTCTCAAGGGCTCCGAGGTTGTCCTCATCCCTGCCGGTGTTCCCCGCAAGCCCGGCATGACCCGTGATG ACCTCTTCAACACCAACGCCTCCATTGTCCGCGACCTCGCCAAGGCCGCCGCTGAGGCTGCTCCCGAGGCtaacatcctcgtcatctccaaCCCC GTCAACTCTACCGTCCCCATCGTTGCCGAGGTCTACAAGTCCAAGGGTGTCTACAACCCCAAGCGCCTCTTCGGTGTCACCACCCTGGACGTTGTCCGTGCCTCCCGCTTCATCTCCCAGGTCAAGGGCACCAGCCCCGCCAACGAGAACGTCACCGTCATCGGTGGCCACTCCGGTGTGACCATcgttcccctcctctcccagtccAACCACCCCGACATCTCCGGCACCGTCCGTGACGAGCTGGTCAACCGCATCCAGTTCGGTGGTGACGAGGTTGTCAAGGCCAAGGACGGTGCTGGTTCCGCCACCCTCTCCATGGCCATGGCCGGTGCTCGCTTCGCCGACTCCCTCCTCAAGGCCGCCAACGGCGAGAAGGGCATCGTCGAGCCCACCTTCGTTGAGAGCCCTCTCTTCAAGGACCAGGGTGTtgacttcttcgcctccaagGTCGAGCTCGGCCCCAACGGTGTTGAGAAGATCCACGAGGTTGGCCCCGTCAACGAGTACGAGCAGGGTCTCATCCAGACCGCCCTCGGTGAcctcaagaagaacatccagAAGGGTGTTGACTTCGTCAAGGCCAACCCTTAA
- a CDS encoding uncharacterized protein (COG:O;~EggNog:ENOG410PG6Z;~InterPro:IPR027417,IPR003593,IPR003959;~PFAM:PF00004;~go_function: GO:0005524 - ATP binding [Evidence IEA];~go_function: GO:0016887 - ATPase activity [Evidence IEA]) — MTIPTDSQSSPQQTELETQRDPSSNNSGPVPVPVPGSAPLPATTSDSSSTTTAVTGTTMADASGPVSSSPESKLDADPPVDAPPVKSDPKAPVSVSDPVPKKSVCSKHAAKDQDPNRSKKKKSHRKAASIVTPSDDSSSELNASSEESSAESTSDDEDAQSASESDAESDRKQRRRRAKNKIKKSLKSVSRKKKSRSHQTESESDSDLEDSSDSDSSLDEKTLKKLVAKLKAKKTTKKSRSKDDSSEEQQDDDDDADEDADADELALLLAKQKLASLRVKLADGRRKGRGRRGSGDGNTDGQKGSSQKSKGRKKAASKIAFKRVDQLWDNTIHNFKLTETVDDPDANEWDQYLFTVRRKFDWDNKYLETVVDLKSKYLRDALSKVMDGVKGVSLVQETAVVDPNMLFLYLEETRQYMKDLRQLAKTEKKKKARKLAEIKASHLKVLVKYLDTDYAETKKTLYPLLDSSMITFDLLWAIFKPNTVAYSSTYGNQDEPRAFKIEYATKESSFMKGQWYSIEGRYLEYDGKAFGMGTMAAEVESFKGARKITSLSCYPLKYHREAESVKAKLIERGKKFVALRGMNYRYHKGMAFYKKKRSVIKVNINGRVMVDPAIHRRINPNYPISTVRPKDPDYLDGSDDDGSNNGCCCILSDSESEQTYGQPRDSDTPQLLFKVVRDKEGKPHVVEVELDENGNEIVKENMDEVADPSDREFTEEELLIASPVVLGFAFSEKLWLEFSISGISEIEWNEDAFDSLVLPDNQKSIVKALVESHTFRAAQNIDDVIQGKGKGLVAVLHGPPGTGKTLTAEGIAELLKRPLYMVSAGELGTDPRTLEAELNKILDIAHSWGAVLLLDEADIFLEKRTIQDIHRNALVSIFLRLLEYFQGILFLTTNRVETFDDAFQSRIHVALRYGELTTKAKRSVWKMFLERVQAKEGVETATFTEKDFDLLARHNLNGRQIKNSVRTAQALAVNEQNPLSMEHIRRVLEVAETFDRDLRGGSGYLDAMRSYT; from the exons ATGACCATCCCCACTGATTCCCAATCCTCCCCCCAGCAAACTGAGCTCGAGACTCAGCGCGACCCAAGCTCCAACAACAGTGGGCCTGTGCCCGTCCCGGTCCCTGGCTCAGCTCCACTCcctgccaccaccagcgacTCCAGCAGTACTACGACCGCTGTGACTGGtaccaccatggccgacgcTAGTGGCcccgtctcctcctcccccgaaTCCAAGCTTGACGCCGACCCGCCCGTCGATGCTCCCCCAGTGAAGTCCGACCCCAAAGCTCCCGTCTCTGTCTCCGATCCCGTGCCCAAAAAGTCCGTGTGTTCCAAGCATGCTGCAAAAGACCAGGATCCCAACCGctcgaaaaagaaaaagtctcACCGCAAAGCCGCTTCCATTGTTACCCCCAGCGATGACAGCTCGTCGGAACTAAACGCCTCGTCCGAGGAATCCAGCGCGGAATCTACctccgacgacgaagacgctCAGTCGGCCTCGGAGTCCGACGCGGAGTCGGATCGCAAACAGCGTCGCCGCCGGGCCAAgaacaagatcaagaaatCGCTCAAAAGTGTGAGCcgtaagaagaagagccggTCGCACCAGACTGAATCGGAATCCGATTCCGATCTCGAGGATAGTAGCGACTCCGATTCGTCTCTTGATGAAAAGAccctgaagaagctggtcgCCAAGCTaaaggcgaagaagaccaCCAAGAAGTCGCGCTCCAAGGATGACTCTTCCGAAGAGCAAcaagacgacgatgacgatgcggACGAGGATGCCGACGCCGACGAGCTCGCCCTTCTGTTAGCCAAGCAAAAGTTGGCTTCCTTGCGAGTCAAGTTGGCCGATGGGCGTCGCAAAGGCCGAGGCAGGCGTGGCTCGGGTGACGGTAACACTGACGGCCAGAAAGGGAGCTCGCAAAAGTCCAAGGGGCGCAAGAAGGCTGCCTCGAAGATTGCCTTTAAGCGTGTAGATCAGC TGTGGGACAATACGATTCATAACTTCAAGCTGACCGAGACGGTCGACGACCCCGATGCAAACGAGTGGGACCAATACCTCTTCACCGTGCGCCGCAAGTTCGACTGGGACAACAAGTATCTGGAAACTGTCGTAGACCTCAAGAGCAAGTACCTGCGCGATGCGCTGTCCAAGGTCATGGATGGAGTCAAGGGCGTCAGCTTGGTGCAGGAGACGGCGGTTGTCGATCCCAACATGCTCTTCCTCTACCTTGAGGAGACGCGGCAGTACATGAAAGATCTCCGGCAGCTGGCCAAGaccgaaaagaagaagaaagcccgCAAGCTCGCCGAAATCAAAGCATCACATCTCAAGGTGCTCGTCAAGTATCTGGACACCGACTATGCCGAGACCAAAAAGACCCTCTACCCTCTGTTGGACTCCAGCATGATTACCTTTGATCTTCTATGGGCCATCTTCAAGCCCAACACCGTCGCCTACTCCTCTACCTACGGAAACCAGGATGAGCCCCGTGCCTTCAAGATCGAGTACGCGACCAAGGAGTCCTCGTTTATGAAAGGTCAATGGTACAGCATCGAGGGTCGCTACCTCGAGTACGATGGCAAAGCATTCGGTATGGGAACCATGGCCGCCGAGGTGGAGTCCTTCAAGGGTGCCCGCAAAATCACCAGTCTGAGCTGTTATCCACTCAAGTATCATCGCGAAGCCGAAAGCGTTAAAGCCAAGCTGATCGAGCGTGGTAAGAAATTCGTGGCGCTGCGAGGAATGAACTACCGGTATCACAAGGGTATGGCTTTCTACAAAAAGAAGCGGTCCGTCATCAAGGTCAACATCAACGGCCGTGTCATGGTTGATCCCGCCATCCACCGGCGCATCAATCCCAACTACCCCATCAGCACCGTCCGTCCCAAGGACCCCGACTACCTTGACGgctccgacgatgatggcagcAACAATGGATGCTGCTGTATTCTGTCCGACTCAGAATCAGAACAAACCTACGGGCAACCGCGCGACTCAGACACCCCTCAACTCCTATTCAAAGTGGTACGggacaaggagggcaagcCGCACGTCGTCGAGGTTGAGCTGGATGAGAACGGCAATGAAATTGTCAAGGAGAACATGGACGAAGTCGCGGACCCCTCCGACCGCGAATTCACCGAAGAGGAGCTCCTCATCGCAAGCCCCGTGGTACTCGGCTTCGCCTTCAGTGAGAAGCTGTGGCTTGAGTTCAGCATTTCAGGCATCAGTGAGATTGAATGGAACGAAGATGCCTTTGATTCACTGGTCCTCCCCGACAACCAGAAGTCCATCGTCAAGGCATTGGTCGAATCGCACACCTTCCGCGCGGCCCAGAACATCGACGATGTCATCCaaggcaagggcaagggtcTCGTGGCCGTGCTCCACGGACCTCCCGGTACTGGTAAAACCCTTACTGCCGAAGGCATCGCAGAGCTCCTCAAACGCCCGCTCTACATGGTGAGCGCGGGTGAGCTGGGCACCGATCCGCGCACCCTTGAAGCAGAGCTGAACAAGATCCTTGACATCGCACATTCCTGGGGCGCCGTTCTGCTGCTCGATGAAGCCGACATCTTCCTGGAGAAGCGTACCATCCAGGACATTCACCGCAATGCCCTAGTCAGCATCTTCCTGCGGTTGTTGGAGTACTTCCAGGGTATTCTCTTCCTGACCACCAACCGCGTCGAGACATTTGATGACGCCTTCCAATCCCGCATTCACGTCGCTCTGCGCTACGGTGAACTCACCACGAAAGCGAAGCGTAGCGTCTGGAAGATGTTCTTGGAGCGGGTGCAGGCCAAGGAGGGCGTGGAGACCGCCACGTTCACAGAAAAGGACTTTGATCTATTAGCTCGCCATAATCTCAACGGGCGTCAG ATCAAAAACTCCGTCCGCACAGCCCAAGCATTGGCTGTTAACGAGCAAAACCCTCTATCCATGGAACACATCCGACGTGTCCTGGAGGTCGCCGAAACCTTCGATCGAGACCTTCGCGGAGGGTCAGGATACCTCGATGCTATGAGAAGTTATACCTAG
- a CDS encoding uncharacterized protein (COG:S;~EggNog:ENOG410PXTQ): MSPTFTPVNNTPVHKNGTAPKTPTKKTNVAMTPKTPTPTTTSTTNSKKRLTPSSPTPTSNTTPNNNNKRTKPRTPLPPIPTTLASASASDLLILRLRDESSTPWTAINQAWTDLTGISVGGSTLRARYNTMKKNFVVVDPGDEAKILQAKKDVEGRLETEKWRLIAEEVGKAGGGTYPGESLRKYVREMEKGMKGGAAAVAAAAANGGGDHGDDEGEEDVDDDDVKMEIEED, translated from the exons ATGTCACCCACCTTCACCCCAGTCAACAATACCCCCGTCCACAAGAACGGCACTGCTCCAAAGACCCCTACCAAGAAAACCAACGTGGCAATG ACCCCCAAAACCCCTACTCCAACTACAACCTCTACCACCAACAGCAAAAAACGCctcaccccatcctcccccaccccaaccagcaacaccacccccaacaacaacaacaaacgtACTAAACCTCgcacccccctcccacccatcCCAACGACCCTCGCCTCCGCCAGCGCCTccgacctcctcatcctccgtctCCGGGACGAATCCTCCACGCCCTGGACTGCCATCAACCAGGCATGGACGGACCTCACGGGGATCAGTGTGGGCGGGTCGACCCTCCGAGCGAGGTACAAtaccatgaagaagaattttgtggtggtggatccgGGTGAT GAAGCGAAGATCCTCCAAGCTAagaaggatgttgagggACGATTGGAGACGGAAAAGTGGAGATTGATTGCTGAGGAGGTGGGAAAGGCTGGTGGGGGAACTTATCCCGGGGAGTCTTTGAGGAAGTATgtgagggagatggagaaggggatgaaggggggtgcggctgctgttgctgctgctgctgcgaatggtggtggtgatcatggtgatgatgagggtgaggaggatgttgatgatgacgatgtgaagatggagattgaggaggatTAG